The genome window CAAGAAGTTGGAAACACATCACACAAGGGTGTGCACCAGTACATCATGGAGATGGACCAAAAGCCAGGAATTATTGTGGGTATGTCACATGAAAGTGAAAATGTAGATTGGGTGTCACACATTTTATGGTTTAGCGGTGTCTTTTATTGTGTGTAGCACTTGATATCCTAGGCACTGACTCAAGGCTTAAAGTACTCAGGCACAGGGCTGGAATTCAGACATTAGCCAGGCCATTTAAGATTTTAAAATAGTTAATATAAATATAACGGCTTTgaaaatgtctgataacttaGGGCATAGATATTTTCATTGCTTTAAAAGCCCTGCTGACCCCGTGACCTTGGTGTTGCTACAGCAACAGTATTCGGAGCAACCATTACCACCACAGGCTTTAAGTTGGCTCGTGTCTTCATCAGCAAGAGTGGTTTTAAATGATTATATATTATGTAGAGAAAATCTTGCTCTGGTAAACAACACGCTAATAAGCTTCTTATGATCTGTCTAGCTCCAGTTCTCCCAGGAGCTTATTACCCAGGCGGACATACTCAGGGCCACAGCTATATGCACCAGACCAGCATGCATTCTCTTCGATCAGTACAGCACAGACCACATCCCACCATGGTGAGAAGGCTGATGTTGGATATAATGCAttcaaccatttttttttttttactttttgacGCAGCTGAAACTTTTCAAGAACTGAAGAGAACATACTGTActgttcacatactttttgtgTAGTATTTTACATTTTGTGTAGTGCATTTCACATTTTGTGTAGTAttttaagtacatttgagaTTTGCAATTCTTAGATTATTTCTCTGTAGACATTGGTTTCATGTTTGATAATCTGGCAATATAGTTCATTTTCTGTGCCGTCCTATGTTCCTGTGTCCTGAATAGACTGTGTACAGAGCTCTGTATGACTACACGGCACGGGACACTGATGAGGTTTCCTTCAGGGATGGTGACATCATCCAGCACACACAGCCCATTGATGACGGTTGGATGTACGGTACCGTAAGGAGAACTGGGCGCTCTGGCATGTTACCTGCTAACTACGTAGAAGGCATCCGCTAATGCTAGAGAGACCTAATCGATTAGACAGCAACTGTTTCATAAGCATTGGGCCCATTTGTAGACAGGACCAAATTGTAATGTACCGGTCGTGTTTAGTACGGTTACATATATATTTCTGTATGTGCATTATTAGCAGTGAACAGAAACAGTGTTTCATAACAGTCTTTGGGCTCATTTGTATACAGGAATAAATTGTAATGAAATATGTTACTGTTCTTTGATAGCCTGTGATAAGGCTTTCACAATCTTTCCTGACAATATAAGTATTTTACAATCAAACTCATCATGTAAAGAAATAGACATAGGTTTTATTAAATGATATTAAATTGGCAGAAGGCATGTAACAGACCCTTTATCTTGATTGTGAAACCTGTATTTTCTTCATTTTTGTATTAGTGTGTTGCTTTTTCTTTTCTGAAGAAAGCAATGTCCCTGGTGCAGTATTCATGTTAAAATTAATATAATGTACCAAAATAAGGAATGATATTTGTTATAACATCTGCATATTAAAGTGGTTCCATTGAATTGACTGAATTACATGGTTTTCTTATCTTGATGTATATTTTAACACAATTCTTCACTCTGAGAATTCTTTTTGAGAATGCACAATGGAGTAACCTCCTAAAAATCTGTAAGAGTTTATTTAGCAAGTACTTTCCTTTCTCATGTGGTGTCAATAACCACGAAAGTGAAAAGTGGTGTGAAGTTTGGCAGAACTCAATGTCTTATCTTTTCATCTGCCCTTCTTCATCTTGGCCACTTTCTCTTTACGCTTCTTTACATGCTTTGGAACTTTATTCTTTCGTTTCTCCCTTTGGGCCTCTTTAGccaatttctttctttcctgAGAGGTGAAAACAGtgaggaaaaaaacacagacaacacGTCAGTCCCATGCAAAACAATTTGTCTGTGGGCATGGGTATTTAATTATTCATTTACATGAAAGAACAAATTAGACTTATAGACAAAGTTGGACATAACTAAAAACTATTGCATGTTTTGCCCTTGAGGGCTACTACATGGACAAACTCAGGGGAAGTAATAATCTTGAGACTGGTAACTCAACTCCACAGACTCACTTGAGCTGAATATGTCATCAATATGAATAAcaggcagacaaacacaaagcagGCTTACCTTTTTGTCCACTGCTGATTCTTGACTCTGGTCATGTTGTGTGGGCGCATCCTCTTCATCTGAGCTGTCTGAACCCTCCTCTTCTTCGGATGAACTAGAGTTTCTCTCTTCTGAACAGCCCTCCAGCAAAGCAGGCACCTAGGATGAAACAATGAAATGAACACTCAAAATGAAACGGTGAAACACTCAAAACTTTATGCCTAATTTCTTTCTCCCCAAACACAGTCTGAGTCATATTAAGTACAGTTATGCATATTTGCTTATATATTTACTTCAGCAAATTTGAAATGGCCACTTAAGTTGAACAAAATGGGACCAACAACTACAAACAGTCTCGATTTGAGCTCATACTTTCGCATCTGTGTGGAAATTATCCACACAGATGACTCATCTACTaatttatttcaacatgtctttGTACATTCTGACATAAGGCAGTATAATATATAAACAATGTCAATAATGGTAGAACTTGGCACTCACCGTTTGAACTCCAGACAGGTCTTTCCTCAGGCCTGTGACGGTCTGGTACAGGACCTGCAATTCAGTCTTAATTAGTCACGTCTTACGTTATGAATGTGGTACATACATCAGCCCAGAGTCCCTGATATCAATATggatgaaagacagagagcatgaCAGAGCAGGTGCCATAAGATGTGTTGAGTGTGAATCTCATGTGCGTGTTAAGCAGACTCACGTTGTCGTTTTGTGTGCCTAGAGAGGATTCTTCTTCCTTAACCCTCAACATGGAGTCCACGTCTCGTTCGTAATGGCTGACTTCTGTAAGAGTGCGTGGAATGTAGGCGTTCTTGAACACCTAGAATAAACACAAAGACAGAAGAGTTTAGACAAATGATATAACACTATTACACCACGGGACTAAGAAACTAATGTTTAGTTTGGCCATTAAAGTTCTGTTCCTTACCTCATCGTCCACTTTGTCCTGATTGGACCTCTCCTCTGCAGTCCTTTCAGACGATATCTCCATAGCCTAAACCAGACATAAGTTCAAGGTACCAGAGAAAAGGACTTACCATGCTTTGAACATATTTAAATGAATAGATACCAAACTAAGGGGCACATTATGCAACAAGGCTTTGACAAACATAATTAAGCACAACACTCCacccagggttgtgcacaattcaaattgcaattctgcttcctgtttgctacctcaattgaaatgcaagtgaaattcaagaattgaattggaatttaagagccagtttcaattcaattctggaattttgcataAGCCTGACTCCACCACGACAGAATGCCACTGACCTTTTCCAGGTACTGATTGATGTTGTCACTGTTGATGGAGGGGTCTGTGACGAACTCAAACAGCTCACGAACGGTCATCACTGCCACGTCATGCTTCAGAAAGAAGTCTACAAAAACAGAGGTTAGAGACAGCATAATAAGGAGGCCATTTAAATGAAAGATATGCAGTTATTATCAAGAACAACAAATAATGATCCACTGACCATTAACATTACTGCAGTCTTTCCGCAAAAACTCCAAGGCATGAGGGTGGTCATGTTCCACAGACTGTGATACATCTATAATGTAAGCATCTCCATTGTGATACCTTGATAAATAAATGGATAAATCAATTAGTATCAATTGTAAATACACTTACACTAAAAGTCATAAGTAGAGTAAAGAGTAAAGTATAAGTATTTCCTTAATGTACTCTATGCAATATGTGCCTAACCAAACAGGGAGTAAAACCGGGGATTTGTTTCTCTTACAACATATTGAACTCGCTGAGATCGGCGTGGACAAGCCGGGCCTCCTGATACATCCTCCGCATGTTCTGGATCACCTGCAGGTACAGCTCCCTTGCCTTGGACTCCGACAGCGCAGCGTTCTTCAGCAGTGGAGCTGGCCTGATAGAGAAAGCACCATTCATTTATGCCATAACAAATATACCACTGATAAATAGTTAATGCATAAATAGTCAAAAATAtagtcaatatatatatataggctggAGACAATCAATTCACATAatgaaaatagcctacataagGCAGGATAATTGAACCAAAGTCATGCTTTTGAACATACATGTCATCTTTGCCGATGAAGCCCATGACGAGGACGTGGCTGCGTAGCATGATGGGCTCAGGACTGGGTATCTCTGCTGCCTGAAGCctgccattcacacacacacacactttcagttaTCTACATCACACACCAACATAACTCCCAGGTTGTTTGACCCTGCTTTGCATGTGCAGGGTTGGATATGCAGTTTGAACATGCTATACATATATGGACACTGATTTTACAGTCTGCTCACCTAATGAGATTCCTCATCTCTTTTTCTGCCCATGTGCGCACCATCTTCCTTGGGTTACCTTTACAATAGCCGTGCCTGAATCTaagaaaacaagcacatttaaATCAGTGCACATCTGATCATCTCTGACTTACCGTACCTGCTATGAATCTGCAAAGTTACAGCTAAACATCAAAATACACACTCCTTACCGGAACTCTCCACTGACATATTTGTCTCTGTCTTTGAAGAGTAAAATGGACGTCTTGTAGATTTTGATGGCGCGGTTTTCTCCATTAGCAGTGTTTGCATGGTAAACGTTTGCCTAAGAGAGAGTGTAAAGGAGAGCAACCTACAGGTCACAAATTGATGTACTCACTGCCCAAACAATCCAATGCACTCTCAGTAGACCAAAAATACCAATAACAAGAGCAAGGGTTAAACAAAATATCTTAAATAGacgttttattgttttattgttataTCTGTTACATTACCCCATCTCTTCAGGAGAGCTTAGTAATGGAGATATTTACCTCTTTTCCTGTGCTGATACAACCGTTGATCTCTGAAATCACACCCCTACTAAGCATCTTGAAAAGAATCATGCGTGTTCTTGGATCCAACACCTGCAACAGAAAGACATTCATGATGAATAAATAACTTCGCCTACATGTTTATTTTCAGTCAAACCGTATCAAGTTGTAGACTCTCACAGTGAACAACCGCTTAAATAGGCTTATGCTAAGTAAATGCCATCAAATATTCATGACAACAACTGTAGAAGTCAATACAGCATGGCTCATTATTACAACCTCAATGAGGGTTAAAAAAATGGCTCGACAGCAGGACAAATCTGTGAGGGTAAGACTAGCAGACACAGCACATGAGCTCTTACTCACCTGTTCCACTGTGAGGGTAAGACTAGCAGACACAGCGCATGAGCTCTTACTCACCTGTTCTACTGTGAGGGTAAGACTAGCAGACACAGCGCATGAGCTCTTACTCACCTGTTCCACTGTGGCACGGTCGGATTTGTCCTTGACCCGAAACCTGAAAATGAGGAGACACGCCCACGCTTTCAATGAAAGAGGACATGCTTAATGTTTACATTTCCCATTTAAACATCCAGAGGAATGGACTTACGTGTctgcatctctctgtctctccatcaccTTCACTTTGTTAATGACAGAGTCGGCGTAGTTCAACTTATCTGTGAAAGAAAAGCAAAGGGCATCTTCAGATTGGTTGGAAACATTTGAGCAACTATTGTCTGAACTGGAAGTTAGCAGCATATAAAATAAGCTTGAGATGCTTATCATTATTTGAAATATTCTCACAGATCATCCTCCATTAAGTAAGTGGGTCCAATGTGGAGATGTTTGCTACTGCAGAAGTAAATAGAAAGTGGACAGGCAGCACATTTTGGTACATACACTACCatggacacacatactgtatactgtatgaacAAATAAGACTCATGGCGGTGGTAGCATATTGGTtaaagagctgggctagcatgcagtaccctgaaaagttgtgggttcaattcctggcttccactgtAGTGGCCTTGAGcagcacttaaccctgagttgctgtggggacaatggcccttgtaatatagttgacatatgtaagtcgctttggatagaagcatctgctaaatgaataaatgcaaatgtaataAATGTCATGGGGCCCATGGAGATGACGCGATGGTCTGTGCTAAAGATGGAGACATTCAGACACTTACAGAGGAGGGGATGTCAATAGGACGGGCAAACAGTGTCAAAAGAATTCATGAATTCTAATAGGACTTGTTCTCCCCATACTGTACGTTTCCTTGTCCCCTTTGGGTATGTGTCCTTTTTCCAGGATTCTGATCATGTCCTTTCTGTGGAATATTTTGTATGCCTCCCTACCTATTCTTCAGAGGCCTTCTGTGGACACACTGGCTTTTCTGGTCATTCTATATAGACAGCATCACATGTCCAGTCTACTATTGACTAAATTTAATGCACCCGCAATGGCTCAAGTGGTAGAAAAGTCGTCCAACAGCCTAACTCCTCCTGAACTTGTTGAaatgtccttgagcaagacacttaaccccagtgctccaGATGAGCAGGTTGACGCTTACATGGCAGCCTAAGGGATACACAGAAAGTGTTGTCTTATTTTTCTCTTCGACAAGAAACCACTTTGTGAGTGGCAGCGAGAGCAAACGCAATGTTATTGTGACATCACAAAAGCATTGCTTCCTTATGTACTGCTCTTATGCTTAACACAACAGACTGCACAGGGCAACACCGATAGGGATTCATTATTCAGCACACTAGGGTTAGACTATATCTGAATGATTGAAAATGTTTGGCACATAGAGTCGCTTTCTCTTATTCTGTCTAAACAGAAGATTAAGAGTTAATAGAAGACACATTTAAGAGAATATTTGTTGCATAGGGCCATGTGCAAGCATATGATAACAAGTT of Alosa sapidissima isolate fAloSap1 chromosome 1, fAloSap1.pri, whole genome shotgun sequence contains these proteins:
- the riok1 gene encoding serine/threonine-protein kinase RIO1; translation: MMAADLIVPGQFDDADGPESDLEAGQRLQDTSQAVVDVSVASQDAPVADTFEEEDYEDEDEEDEDEWDLDDSGGRDFTKRYTALRTGHNHQANRQNPSSKSMKMSTPSDKVLRKFEHKINLDKLNYADSVINKVKVMERQRDADTFRVKDKSDRATVEQVLDPRTRMILFKMLSRGVISEINGCISTGKEANVYHANTANGENRAIKIYKTSILLFKDRDKYVSGEFRFRHGYCKGNPRKMVRTWAEKEMRNLIRLQAAEIPSPEPIMLRSHVLVMGFIGKDDMPAPLLKNAALSESKARELYLQVIQNMRRMYQEARLVHADLSEFNMLYHNGDAYIIDVSQSVEHDHPHALEFLRKDCSNVNDFFLKHDVAVMTVRELFEFVTDPSINSDNINQYLEKAMEISSERTAEERSNQDKVDDEVFKNAYIPRTLTEVSHYERDVDSMLRVKEEESSLGTQNDNVLYQTVTGLRKDLSGVQTVPALLEGCSEERNSSSSEEEEGSDSSDEEDAPTQHDQSQESAVDKKERKKLAKEAQREKRKNKVPKHVKKRKEKVAKMKKGR